In Sinorhizobium mexicanum, one DNA window encodes the following:
- a CDS encoding DUF1127 domain-containing protein, whose amino-acid sequence MNKTFSPASAPHQAVRPGTRVGLADRSRGRHRLATLRGIIATWDTRIRFRWELERKSKDNPHLIDDIGLTRQEVEAEIAKPFWQR is encoded by the coding sequence ATGAACAAAACTTTCAGCCCTGCGTCGGCTCCGCATCAGGCAGTACGGCCGGGAACGCGCGTGGGGCTCGCGGACCGATCGCGTGGGCGCCACAGGCTGGCGACCCTGCGAGGCATCATAGCGACCTGGGACACGCGGATACGCTTTCGCTGGGAGCTTGAGCGAAAGTCGAAGGACAATCCGCATTTGATCGATGATATCGGCCTGACGAGGCAGGAGGTCGAGGCGGAGATCGCCAAGCCCTTCTGGCAACGATAA
- a CDS encoding MFS transporter yields MTAESTTLPREDRVPWAAMAGIIATVTVFAVAQGLTYPLLSFILERQGMTPGLIGLSAAMTPLGFIVSAPFIPTLAWRLGGARLAILCSMLAAFTLMAIAWTQEVWTWMPLRFLLGFFANPLYVISETWLISITPASRRARIMGLYSSIVSGGFAIGPLSLGLVGTQGWPPFMVGIVAFLLCGLIVVAVVPRLPQMPHEGEATSVARFFALAPLLLFAVFTAAAFEQILLSLFTVYGAALGSAEERIASLITCFIAGNAVLQILLGRAAEKFGSTRTLLFCALASLAGCLLLPSIFNSSLIWPLVFAWGGVSFGIYTLSLIQLGERFTGRALIAGNAAFAFVWGIGGIVGSPATGLAMQMIGYRALPASLGLLCCVLAVFLVAEKRRG; encoded by the coding sequence ATGACGGCCGAAAGCACGACATTACCGCGCGAGGATCGGGTCCCGTGGGCGGCGATGGCCGGCATCATCGCGACCGTCACGGTGTTCGCCGTGGCACAGGGGCTGACCTATCCGCTGCTCAGCTTCATCCTGGAGCGGCAGGGGATGACGCCCGGCCTCATCGGTTTGTCGGCGGCGATGACACCCTTGGGTTTCATCGTCTCCGCGCCCTTCATTCCGACGCTGGCGTGGCGCTTGGGCGGGGCGCGACTGGCGATCCTGTGTTCGATGCTGGCGGCGTTTACCCTGATGGCGATTGCCTGGACGCAGGAAGTCTGGACCTGGATGCCGCTGCGCTTCCTGCTCGGCTTCTTCGCCAATCCGCTTTACGTGATCAGCGAAACCTGGCTGATCTCGATCACGCCCGCATCACGCCGGGCCCGCATCATGGGCCTCTATTCATCGATCGTTTCGGGTGGCTTCGCCATCGGCCCGCTGTCGCTCGGCCTCGTCGGAACGCAGGGTTGGCCGCCCTTCATGGTCGGCATCGTGGCCTTCCTTCTCTGCGGCCTGATCGTCGTTGCGGTCGTGCCGCGCCTGCCTCAGATGCCGCATGAGGGCGAGGCAACGTCGGTTGCCCGTTTCTTCGCACTTGCGCCGCTGCTGTTGTTCGCGGTTTTCACTGCTGCCGCCTTCGAACAGATCCTGCTTTCCTTGTTCACGGTTTATGGCGCCGCGCTCGGCAGCGCCGAGGAGCGCATCGCTTCCCTCATCACCTGTTTCATCGCAGGCAATGCCGTGCTGCAGATTTTGCTCGGGCGCGCGGCCGAAAAGTTTGGCTCAACGCGGACCCTGTTGTTCTGCGCCCTCGCGTCGCTGGCGGGTTGCCTGCTGCTGCCGTCGATCTTCAACTCGTCGCTCATCTGGCCGCTCGTTTTCGCCTGGGGCGGGGTCTCGTTCGGGATCTACACCCTGTCGCTGATCCAACTCGGCGAGCGTTTCACCGGCCGAGCCTTGATCGCCGGCAACGCGGCCTTCGCGTTCGTATGGGGCATCGGCGGCATTGTGGGCTCGCCCGCGACGGGACTGGCGATGCAAATGATCGGATACCGGGCGCTGCCAGCGTCCCTTGGGCTGCTTTGCTGTGTACTGGCGGTGTTTCTGGTGGCGGAGAAGCGGAGAGGCTGA